The window CTCGACAGCACCGCCGCGACGCTGGCTCGTCTCGGCGTGGCGCCGACCGGGTTGACGCTCGTCGGCCTCGTGACAGCGCTGCTCGCCGCGACCGCCGCCGGGCGCGCGGCGTGGACGTGGGCACTGGCGCTGTGGCTGGTGAGTCGGGTGTTCGACGCTCTGGACGGTCCGCTCGCTCGCGTCCGCGGTCGTGCGGGCGCGCGTGGCGGGTTCCTCGACATCGTGGCCGACTTCACCGCCTACGGCGCGTTCGTGGTCGGCTGCGCCATCGGTCAGCCCGACGCGCGCCTGGCATGCCTGGTCCTGCTGTGCACCTACTACGTCAACGGCACCGCGTTCCTGGCGTTCTCGTCCCTGGTGCGGCCCGGCCGCGACCGCGATGCGCTGGCGGACGACCGCGCGCTGACGTTCCTCGGTGGGCTCGCGGAGGGGACCGAGACGATCGTCGTGCACGCGCTCATGGTGGCGGTGCCGTCCCTGATGGCGACGATCGCGTGGGTGTTCGCCGCGGTCGTCGTGGTGACGATCGTGCAGCGGATCGTCGTCGCTGTTCGACTGCTGGAGCGGTGATGCGCTCACCGTGGCCGGTCCACGCGACGCAACAGCCACAGCAGGGGACGCGTCACGGCCCGGACCCGGGGTGACAGGAACCGCTCGCGGAGGTCCTCCAGCGCGGCGCGCCATGGTCCCTCACCGAACGTCGGGTAAGCGTGGGTGCTGGCGGCGACATGGCGCAGCCGGCTGCCCGTCCGGATCCACGCGGTGAGCTCGGCGATGCTCTCGCCTGCGGACTCACCCACCACCGTGGCCCCGACGACGCGGCCACGCGCATCGGTGACGATCTCGGCGAACCCGAAGGGTCGTGCCGCCGTGATCGCACGATCGAGCTGGTCGTAGCCGAAGCGCGCGACGCGGATGCGGTCGCCCCAACGGCGCCGGGCTCGCGCGGCGCTCAGGCCGACGGCCGCCACCTCGGGGTCGGTGAACACGACCCGCGGGACGATGTCGGGGTCGAAGCGGCGCCGCAGCCGGAACAGGGCGTTGGTCACGACCAATCCACCCTGGAGTCCCGCGGCGTGGGTGAAGGGCAGCAGCCCGGTGACGTCGCCAGCGGCGAACACGTGAGGTGATGTGGTCCGCAACGAGCGGTCGACCCGGACCGACCCATCGGGAGCGACCTCGACACCGACCCGTTCGAGATCGAGTTCGTGCGTCCGGGCACGACGGCCGGTCGCCACCAGGATCCGGTCGAACTCCACAGTGGCGGATCCGGCATCCCCCTCGAACTGCAGATGGCCGGATGCGACCTCGCCGACCCGGGC of the Actinomycetota bacterium genome contains:
- a CDS encoding CDP-alcohol phosphatidyltransferase family protein, with the protein product MLDRPLRRLLSPALDSTAATLARLGVAPTGLTLVGLVTALLAATAAGRAAWTWALALWLVSRVFDALDGPLARVRGRAGARGGFLDIVADFTAYGAFVVGCAIGQPDARLACLVLLCTYYVNGTAFLAFSSLVRPGRDRDALADDRALTFLGGLAEGTETIVVHALMVAVPSLMATIAWVFAAVVVVTIVQRIVVAVRLLER
- a CDS encoding FAD-dependent oxidoreductase, producing MRRYDLVVIGGGTAGLTAAIGAAGVGARVVLAERDRTGGECLWTGCVPSKALIATARRAHDMRTAHEVGLRPAEPVVDLPSVMRHVHRAIQTIQPHDSPERLRAEGVEVRQGHARFVAPGRVSIGDDEVAYRTALVATGSAPTLPGIPGLIDAEPLTTDTLWQLDAVPERLAIVGGGAVGCELGQAFARLGSTVSIIEIADQLLPTEDPRVGAVVAEALERDGVSVHTSARVGEVASGHLQFEGDAGSATVEFDRILVATGRRARTHELDLERVGVEVAPDGSVRVDRSLRTTSPHVFAAGDVTGLLPFTHAAGLQGGLVVTNALFRLRRRFDPDIVPRVVFTDPEVAAVGLSAARARRRWGDRIRVARFGYDQLDRAITAARPFGFAEIVTDARGRVVGATVVGESAGESIAELTAWIRTGSRLRHVAASTHAYPTFGEGPWRAALEDLRERFLSPRVRAVTRPLLWLLRRVDRPR